TAGGTGTCCTCGTTCACGCCCATGACGAACGTGGCGTCCTCGCCGGTGGCGGGGGCGGAGATGAGCACCTTCTTGGCGCCGCCGCCGTCGATGTGCTTGCGCGCGTCGGCGGCCTTCGTGAAGCGGCCGGTCGACTCGATGACGATGTCGACGCCGTAGTCCGACCACGGGAGCAGGGCGGGGTCGCGCTCCTCGAAGACGCGGATGGCCTTGCCGTCGACGACGATGTTCTCGTCGTCGTACTCGACCTCGGCGCCGAGACGACCCGTGATCGAGTCGTACTTGAGCAGGTGCGCGAGCGTCTTGTTGTCCGTGAGGTCGTTCACGGCGACGATCTCGAGGTCGCTGCCCTGAGCGAGTGCGGCGCGGAAGTAGTTGCGACCGATCCGGCCGAAGCCGTTGATGCCGATCTTGACGGACACGTGTTCTCCTTGATTGCGCTGGGGGCGCGGTGTGTCTAGTGGTGGGGTGATTGTGGGGGGATGCGGCCGGAGCGCGGGCTCCGGCCGCCTCGCCTGCTACGACAGTAGCAGCAGCCCCGCGCCGCCCGAGCGGGCCGCCTCGAAGCGGGCACCCGCATCCGCCCAGTTGGCGATGTTCCAGAACGCCTTCACGTAGTCGGCCTTGACGTTGACGTAGTCGAGGTAGAACGCGTGCTCCCACATGTCGAGCTGCAGGATGGGCGTGATGCCGAGCGGGGTGTTGTTCTGCTGGTCGTAGAGCTGGTGCACGAGCAGACGCGAGCCCACCGGGTCCCACGCGAGCACGGCCCAGCCGGAGCCCTGGAGGCTGTTCGCGGCGGCGCTGAAGTGGCCGACGAACTTGTCGAACGAGCCGAAGAACTCGTCGATCGCAGCCGCGAGCTCGCCCACGGGCTTGTCGCCGCCGTCCGGCGAGAGATTGTTCCAGAAGATCGAGTGGTTGACGTGGCCGCCGAGGTGGAAGGCGAGGTCCTTCTCGAGCTTCGGCACGTTCGTGAAGTCGCCCGACTCGCGCGCCTCCTCGAGCTTCTCGAGGGCGGTGTTCGCGCCCGCGACGTAGGCCGCGTGGTGCTTGTCGTGGTGCAGCTCCATGATGCGGGCGCTGATGCTCGGCTCGAGCGCCGCGTAGTCGTAGGGCAGATCCGGGAGGCTGTAGACGGCCATGGTTCTCCTTCTTCCTTCTTGAGGTCCAGCGGCCCAGGGCTCTAGTCGTCGAGCTCGGGAGGCAGGTTGGCGTCGGTGCCGGGCACCCCGAGGTCGACGGCGCGCTTGTCGGCCATCGCGAGGAGTCGGCGGATGCGGCCGGCGACCGCATCCTTCGTCATGGGCGGGTCGGCGAAGTGGCCGAGCTCGTCGAGACTCGCGTCGCGGTGGCCGAGGCGCAGCTCGCCCGCGTACCGCAGGTGGTCGGGCACCTCGTCGCCGAGGATCTCGAGAGCGCGCTCGACGCGTGCGCATGCCGCGACGGCCGCCTGGGCGGAGCGGCGGAGGTTCGCGTCGTCGAAGTTCACGAGGCGGTTGGCGGTGGCGCGCACCTCGCGGCGCTGGCGCATCTCCTCCCATGCAGCGACGGTCGCGGCGGCGCCCATGAGGCGCAGCATCGCGGCGATCGCCTCGCCCTCGCGCACGACGACGCGGTGCACGCCGCGCACCTCACGCGCCTTTGCCGGGATGCGAAGGCGGCCGGCCGCGCCGACGAGCGCCATGGCGGCCTCGTTGCCGGGGCACACGACCTCCAGCGCCGCCGAACGGCCGGGGTCGGTGAGGCTGCCGCGGGCCAGGAAGGCGCCGCGCCAGATCGCCGCGAGATCCTCGCGGTTGCCCGTCGTGAGGCGGTTCGGGAGGCCGCGGATGGGGCGGCGGCGGGCGTCGAGCAGTCCCGTCTGACGCGCGAGGGTCTCGCCGCCCTCGACGACACGCACGACGTAGGTCGCGCCCTTGCCGGCGCCTGAGCTGATGACCTTGCCCTCGGAGCGGACGCCGTAGAGCTCGGCGAGGTCGCGGCGCACGCGCTGCGCGACCTTCTGCGAGTCGAGCTCCGACTCGACGGCGATGCGTCCCGAGATGATGTGCAGGCCCCCCGAGAAGCGCAGGAGCGCCGCGAGCTCGGCCGCCCGCACGCTCGTCTTGCTCACCTCGACGGCGACGAGCTCGTCCTTCACGTCCGCCGTCAATGCCACCCGCTCATCCTCGTCTCTCGTCGTCGTCTCGATGCCATGTCACTCACGCTGTCACTCGCGTCCCAGGTCGCGATGCCGCACGGTGACGGAGACCCCGGGAATCGCGCGGAGGCGGCGCGCCACCTCCTCGGTGGCCGCCACGGAGCGGTGCTTTCCGCCCGTGCATCCCATGGCGATCGTAGCGTGGCGCTTGTTCTCCCGCCTGTACCCGTCGGCCACCGCGGTGAGCGCGGCGACGAAGTGCTCGATGAACTCGGGCGCGTCGGGCTGGCTCAGCACGTAGTCGCGCACGGGCTCGTCGAGGCCCGTCTGCGGCGCGAGCTCGGGAACCCAGTAGGGGTTCGGCAGGAAGCGCATGTCGGCCACCATGTCGGCGTCGGGCGGAAGTCCGTACTTGAAGCCGAAGCTCATGACCGTGAGCTTGAGCGAGGGCGCGGACTCCTCGCGGAAGAGCTCCGCGACCCGGTTCGCGAGCTGGTGGATGTTGAAGTCGGTCGTGTCGATGACGAGGTCGCTCTGCTCGCGCAGGCCCGCCATGCGGGAGCGCTCGGCGAGGATGCCGTCGAGCAGCGTGCCGTCCCCCTGCAGCGGATGCGGACGCCGCACCTGCTCGAAGCGGCGGACGAGCGCCGAATCCGTCGCGTCGAGGAACACGAGGCGGGCGTCGCTCGACTCGCGCAGCTCGGCGATGGTCTGCTGCGCATCCGCGAAGAGCCGGCCGCCGCGTACGTCGATGACCGCGGCGATCTTGGGGATCGCCTCCCCCGTGTGCGCGCCGAGGTCGACGAGCGGGCGCAGCATCTGCGGCGGGAGGTTGTCGACGACGTACCAGCCGAGGTCTTCGAGGGCGTTGGCGACGGTCGAGCGGCCCGCGCCGGACATGCCCGTGACGATGAGCATCTCGCGTTCGTTCGCGTCGCTCATGCCTCGTCTTCCTGCTCCTCGGGCTGGTCGGCGGCATCCGCCTGACCTGCACCCAGCCTAGTCGCGATGGACTGGGCGAGCTGCGGCCCGATACCCCGCACCTCGGCGATCTCGTCGAGGCTCGCGGCCCGCAGACGGCGGACCGAGCCGAAGTGCCGCAGGAGCTCCTTCGAGCGGGCCGGGCCGAGGCCGGGGATCTCCGAGAGCACGGTGCCGATGTCGGCGCGCCGCTTCTGACGCTGGAAGGTGATCGCGAAGCGGTGGGCCTCGTCGCGGATGCGCTGGAGCAGGAAGAGCGCCTCACTGCCGCGCGGCAGGATGACGGGGAACTCGTCGTCGGGCAGCCACACCTCTTCGAGGCGCTTCGCGAGCCCCACGAGGGGGATGTCGTCGATGCCGAGCTCCTCGAGCACCGCGGCCGCCGCCTGAACCTGCGGCTGTCCGCCGTCGACGATGATGAGCCCGGGGCGGTAGGCGAAGCGCCGCTTCTGGCGCACGCCCTCCTCCGCGGGCGGGGCGTCGTCCTCGTCGAGGCGCGAGAGGCGGCGCCGCAGCACCTGCGCCATCGACTCGGTGTCGTCGACGGTGTCGTGCACGGCGAACTTGCGATAATCGCTCTTCTTCGGCAGCCCGTCCTCGAAGACGACCATCGATGCGACGACGTTCGTGCCGCCGAGGTGCGACACGTCGTAGCACTCCATCCGCAGCGGTGCCTCGGCGAGGCCGAGCGCCTCCTGCAGCTCCGTGAGGGCCTGCGTACGCGCCACGTAGTCGGCCGTGCGACGTGTCTTGTAGAGCGCGAGGGCCTGCTTCGCGTTGAGGGTCGCCGTCTGCAGCACGGCGGCCTTGTCTCCGCGCTGAGCCGTCTTGAGCGTCACGGCGCCGCGCTCACGACGGCCGGCGAGCCAGAGCTCGAGCGCCCCGGCATCGTCCGGGATCACGGGCACGACGATCTCGCGCGGAGGCACGTCGGTCTCGTACGCCGTCTCGAGCACCGACTCGACGAGGTCGCCCGAGCTGATGTCGAGCTCCTTGTCGACGACCCAGCTGCGCACTCCGCGGATGCGCCCGCCGCGCACCGTGAACTGCTGCACGGCGGCTGCGAGCTCGTCCTCCTCGATGCCGAACACGTCGAGGTCGGTGCCGTCGGGCAGCACGACCGCGCTCTTCTCGAGCACGTTCTCGAGCGCCTGGATGCGGTCGCGGATGCGCGCCGCGCGCTCGTACTCGAAGGCGTCGGCGGCATCCTTCATCTCGCGCTGCAGGATGCCGATGACGCGTCGGTCATGGCTCGCCATGAACGCGACGAACTGGTCGACGATCTCGCGGTGCTCCTCGATCGTGACCTTCTGCGAGCATGGCCCGCCGCAGCGTCCGATCTGGCCGGGGAAGCAGGGGCGTCCGGTCTGCATCGCGCGCTTGTAGCTCGAGTCGGAGCACGTGCGGATCGGGAACGCCTTGATCATCAGGTCGATGGTCTCGCGCACGGCCCACACCTTCGGGTACGGCCCGAAGTAACGCGCGCCCGGGATGCGGTGGTTGCGCGTGACCATGACGCGCGGTGCCTCGTCGCCGAGCGTCACGGCCATGTAGGGGTAGCTCTTGTCGTCGCGGAACTTGACGTTGTACGGCGGCGCGAACTCCTTGATCCAGGTGTACTCGAGCTGAAGGGCCTCGAAGTCGCTCGAGACGACCGTCCACTCGACCTTGGATGCCGAGAGCACCATATGACGCGTGCGCTCATGCAGGCTGCGGAGCGGCTGGAAGTAGTTCGACAGCCGCTGCCGCAGGTTGACGGCCTTGCCGACGTAGAGGATGCGTCCGGAGGAATCCGAGAAGCGGTAGACGCCCGGGGCGGTCGGGATCTCCCCCGCCTTCGGACGCCAGGGCAGCACGTCCGCGCGGGGCGCCGCCGCCACCTCAGCCGGCCTTCCGGCGGCCCTGACCCGCGGCCTCCGCGTCGAGGAGCTCGGCGAGGAACACGCCCGTGTGGCTCTTCGGGTTTCGGGCGACCTGCTCGGGCGTGCCGGTCGCGACGATCGTGCCGCCTCCCGAGCCGCCCTCCGGTCCGAGGTCGACGATCCAGTCGGCGCTCTTGATGACGTCGAGGTTGTGCTCGATCACGATGACCGAGTTGCCCTTGTCGACGAGGCCGTTCAGCACCTCGAGGAGCTTGCGCACGTCTTCGAAGTGCAGACCCGTCGTCGGCTCGTCGAGCACGTAGATGCTGCGACCGTTCGAGCGCTTCTGCAGCTCGGTTGCGAGCTTCACGCGCTGCGCCTCGCCGCCCGAGAGGGTCGTGGCGCTCTGGCCGAGGCGCACGTAGCCGAGACCGACGTCGACGAGCGTCTTGAGGTAGCGGTGGATCGCCGTGATGGGCTCGAAGAACTCGGCCGCCTCGGAGATCGGCATGTCGAGCACCTCGGCGATGTTCTTGCCCTTGTAGTGCA
The Protaetiibacter sp. SSC-01 genome window above contains:
- a CDS encoding superoxide dismutase, with product MAVYSLPDLPYDYAALEPSISARIMELHHDKHHAAYVAGANTALEKLEEARESGDFTNVPKLEKDLAFHLGGHVNHSIFWNNLSPDGGDKPVGELAAAIDEFFGSFDKFVGHFSAAANSLQGSGWAVLAWDPVGSRLLVHQLYDQQNNTPLGITPILQLDMWEHAFYLDYVNVKADYVKAFWNIANWADAGARFEAARSGGAGLLLLS
- the whiA gene encoding DNA-binding protein WhiA, encoding MALTADVKDELVAVEVSKTSVRAAELAALLRFSGGLHIISGRIAVESELDSQKVAQRVRRDLAELYGVRSEGKVISSGAGKGATYVVRVVEGGETLARQTGLLDARRRPIRGLPNRLTTGNREDLAAIWRGAFLARGSLTDPGRSAALEVVCPGNEAAMALVGAAGRLRIPAKAREVRGVHRVVVREGEAIAAMLRLMGAAATVAAWEEMRQRREVRATANRLVNFDDANLRRSAQAAVAACARVERALEILGDEVPDHLRYAGELRLGHRDASLDELGHFADPPMTKDAVAGRIRRLLAMADKRAVDLGVPGTDANLPPELDD
- the rapZ gene encoding RNase adapter RapZ, which translates into the protein MSDANEREMLIVTGMSGAGRSTVANALEDLGWYVVDNLPPQMLRPLVDLGAHTGEAIPKIAAVIDVRGGRLFADAQQTIAELRESSDARLVFLDATDSALVRRFEQVRRPHPLQGDGTLLDGILAERSRMAGLREQSDLVIDTTDFNIHQLANRVAELFREESAPSLKLTVMSFGFKYGLPPDADMVADMRFLPNPYWVPELAPQTGLDEPVRDYVLSQPDAPEFIEHFVAALTAVADGYRRENKRHATIAMGCTGGKHRSVAATEEVARRLRAIPGVSVTVRHRDLGRE
- the uvrC gene encoding excinuclease ABC subunit UvrC, producing MAAAPRADVLPWRPKAGEIPTAPGVYRFSDSSGRILYVGKAVNLRQRLSNYFQPLRSLHERTRHMVLSASKVEWTVVSSDFEALQLEYTWIKEFAPPYNVKFRDDKSYPYMAVTLGDEAPRVMVTRNHRIPGARYFGPYPKVWAVRETIDLMIKAFPIRTCSDSSYKRAMQTGRPCFPGQIGRCGGPCSQKVTIEEHREIVDQFVAFMASHDRRVIGILQREMKDAADAFEYERAARIRDRIQALENVLEKSAVVLPDGTDLDVFGIEEDELAAAVQQFTVRGGRIRGVRSWVVDKELDISSGDLVESVLETAYETDVPPREIVVPVIPDDAGALELWLAGRRERGAVTLKTAQRGDKAAVLQTATLNAKQALALYKTRRTADYVARTQALTELQEALGLAEAPLRMECYDVSHLGGTNVVASMVVFEDGLPKKSDYRKFAVHDTVDDTESMAQVLRRRLSRLDEDDAPPAEEGVRQKRRFAYRPGLIIVDGGQPQVQAAAAVLEELGIDDIPLVGLAKRLEEVWLPDDEFPVILPRGSEALFLLQRIRDEAHRFAITFQRQKRRADIGTVLSEIPGLGPARSKELLRHFGSVRRLRAASLDEIAEVRGIGPQLAQSIATRLGAGQADAADQPEEQEDEA